gttataattatagaaattgaattaaagtttgaatatgattattaccttgtattagaaagataacctactataattaacaaaggtttcttgatcttggatgattacttggaatggatttagaaaacttggaagtaaacttgcaatcttgtaagtattcttgattttatgaaactagaacttttggaatttatgaagaacacttagatcttgaagatagaacttgagagagatcaattagatgaagaaaattgaagaatgaaagtgtttgtaggtgtttttggtcgttggtgtaaggattagatataaaggatatgtaattttgttttcatgtaaataagtcatgaatgattactcatatttttgtaattttatgagatatttttgctagttgccaaatgatggttcccacatgtgttaggtgactcacatgggctgctaagagctgatcattggagtgtatataccaatagtacatacatctaaaagctgtgtattgtacgagtacgaatacgggtgcatacgagtagaattgttgatgaaactgaacgaggatgtaattgtaagcatttttgttaagtagaagtattttgataagtgtcttgaagtctttcaaaaatgtatgaatacatattaaaacactacatgtatatacattttaactgagtcgttaagtcatcgttagtcgttacatgtaagtgttgttttgaaacctttaggttaacgatcttgttaaatgttgttaacccaatgtttataatatcaaatgagattttaaattattatattatcatgatattatgatggacaaatatctcttaatatgatatatatacattaaatgtcgttacaacgataatcgttacatatatgtctcgtttcaaaatcattaagttagtagtcatgtttttacatatgtagttcattattaatatacttaatgatatgtttacttatcataatatcattttaactatatatataaccatatatatgtcatcatatagtttttacaagttttaacgttcgtgaatcaccggtcaacttgggtggtcaattgtctatatgaaacctatttcaattaatcaagtcttaacaagtttgattgcttaatatgttggaaacacttaatcatgtaaataacaatttcatttaatatatataaacatggaaaagttcgggtcactacacgggtCAGCTCCATCATTTCAAAGTACGGTAGTGTCTTGAAATCAGCATCATGTTTGAAGTAGTCAACACCGTTCTCCCTTCGAACACTGAAACAATTTTGAAAAACACCCAACTTAAGATCTTACCACCTGTTACCTTGCATGTTCTATCATAAAACAATTTATACTTAGGTTCAAGCTGCAGTTTGCGAAACCAGACTTAGTTGTATTCTTCTGATACTCTCTCCACTCTTAATTCTTTTGTTTATCAACATCATCAATACTTTCATCTGCATTGTTCACCCCGATGATTCACCTTCTTCTGCAGTTTTATTTTCATCAACCTTTCTTTTCAAAACCTCATCGCTTTGCTACTTAAACAAGTCGGCAAAGTCGGGTAAATCCTTCTCAACATCCTCATTCATCGAACTCTCGTCATCCGATGCATCATTAACGATTACCTCCTCAACACTGTCATCCTCTAAATGTCTATGTACACGGTGTTCCCGATGTGTTTGGAGCTCTCTCACATGCTATTAACTGTTCTACATCTATACCAATCACTATAACTTGATTGTCCAGAAAATATGTTAACCTATGAATATTAACATAAATATGTTTAGGGAAATGTACCTCCTGAATTTGACTTACATTTTCAGGACCATTAGAAGATGAATCAGAATCAGAAGACGCTTCGCTTTCAGAAGATACCATAATATCTTTCACATTTACCAACCTAACGGTATAATCTTCTTCATCGGCCTGATTTaaagtttagagtttaaggtttagggtttagcgttttgggactaaacccaaaactctaaaccgtttATGTTAAAAattaatctaaaccctaatttctaaaccttaaatCCTAATTTTTAAACCCAAATTTCCGAACCATGATTTGtaaaccataatttctaaacccttaAAAAAACTCTAATTAGaacattactcatgatgcatgttatcatttatttcttcgaccgTTTTCCACCCAAAATAAtagtaacatttatcacaaagtgtctttttaaatgtttatattttaatGTGATCTTAATGCTTGAAAACTTTTTTtctaaaaaactgaaaaaaaaattatttctcgtaaaaaagtgtttccctcttattaaaacactatatatatatatatatatatatatatggggaggTTCAATACAGAACGAAAAATGCTACAGAACTAACAATGGCGCACATTAAAGAAGTCTTGTATTTGTGCACAAAAATACACTTGTGCACAATAGTGCACATTAAAAAAGTTTTGTATCAaacttttggctatatatatatatatatatatatatatatatatatatatatatatatatatatatatatatatatatatatatatatatatatatatatatatatatatatatatatatattgttatttttaaattttaagacttTTTGATTATTGTCTTACTATTTTAGGAATTTTAATTAATGTAatcattttattaattttaatataagtgtATTTTATTGATTTACTTTGTTTTagtaattacaaaataataattaaactaattaaattaaattatactaaaaaaataataataaagaaattaAAAATACCGATCCCTGGACAACTTCTATCGCTTTAAAGCAACGCTCGTGGGATGTCTACATGGAACAAAGCAACGCCCATTTTATCCGTAGTGGGGCGTTGGTTTAAGGCGTTTAGAGGGGATTGGTTGAAATCCAATACCAAAAGCAACATGCTTGGGATTTAATACATTGATTTTATATTATTttgtaaatattatttttatctcttttaactattttattaattataatttaatacatCATCACAATACTTTTAACTCACACCAAAAACTCACACCACCAATAATCTACACCAAAAACCGCCACATTTAGTCATCAAAAAAGTGTAAAAAACATCTCACACCACCGACCCACGTCTCTACCACTTCAAATGATCTAACACGTCACTTCATTACTTTACACTTTACGTACACGTTCAACCACCTACCCCACCCCAACACTTCTAAAATTTCCGTCACCATTGCAATAGGCCTAATGATCAATATCAATTATTTATTCTTTTTTGGCGTGCTACATAACTAAATTCTTGGTTGTTGATTGATTTAAGATAAGGATGAAGTCATCTGTTGATGTATGAATTCTCAGTTTTTTCACTCAACTAAATTTTTGGTTGATGATttacagtttcagttttcttcattgtTTTTTGTTGTTTTGACTTTGTTAAAGATGAATGATAAGAATTTTTTAAGTTGAAGGTAAGATGAATTACGCTAGTTTAAGTTACTGCACACCATCTGATCGCTAAAATGCCACAAAGAATTTCTAGAACGAATTTGGTAGTTATTTCATACTGTAAGATTTTCCAAGTTTTCGATAATAAATTTCATCATCAACATACTTACTATGATATCCCGATTCATCTCTCACGAGGTTAACCAACAAACCTTAAATTCCGTTGCGACTAATCAATCAAACATTTGGACAAACCAGTCTATGCAACTCAAGGATAATACATGCTTTAATATATCtaaaaatactttataaattaataaaaataatagtttaagATCGAACGTGACACATTGCAGTTTTGTGTTCTCTCATGGAATCTCTGGGAAAATCAAGTTGGGCTACTAAGGGATAACAGAGACATGCTCGGCTAAAATGTGCGAGGTACGTATATTCGTTATTTATTTAAGGAACCTTATATTCTAGTATACATTTGCATTTCATATTTCTTATATGTAGCATATCTTTTGATTTAAGCCCTCATTTGCtatgtatttaatattaatatttaatatttaatatatttaaagtTCCCAACAATTTGAGGTTTGATATGTGCGTTTCGATTCATGCTGATGTTCGAGCTATGAACCACATATAGGGGTACTGTTGGACAAAGTCCAAGTTTTTGACTAACATTTATGTTAACAAATTGAAGTTTGCATGGGTAATCTATTACTACCTAAATATTGACACCCTGTGTCATAAATTAGCTACATTAAATTTTATTTCAATTATCTATTATTACCtatataataataatctataaaaaaatacatataaattcagtttaaaaaaaaaaaaacttcataaaTAAATAATCTTAAAAGTGACCCCAAGAGTCATAACTCATAAATAAGCTTATTTAATCATGTTAGTGTATTAAATAGAATTCCTATTAAATTAGATTAAAtacaatttttaaattaaattaaataattgtaacaaaataatatatatatatatatatatatatatatatatatatatatatatatatatatatatatatatatatatatataatgaatataagatttaatattaattttatgaacCGGATTAAATCAATATTAGtaacttacatataatatatatttattatttatttaatatcaatTAAATGATAAATAAAGAATTAAAtagtagtaaaataaataataaatatatggtAAACCAAAAATGAACAATAAATATACGAACCTTTCATCTTCTTACTAAATTAACTTACTTTTTACTAGCCTATAAATATGTATGTCATCTTCACTTTTCAATAGGAATCATACAATGGGAAGATCacatcatattattaataaaagatggATATTCAAGATATGTATAATGAggtaaatatatgtaatatatattcaaatatgtatatgtatatgtatatatatacgtagaTAAATGTACATATATAACATTGATTTAATTATGAAGTATATATTttcggaatatatatatatatatatatatatatatatatatatatatatatatatatatatgttttgtatCCTACATCTCCACTTTTCAGTAGCAATCATACAATCAGAAGATCACGCCATATTACTAAAAGATGAATATTCAAGTTATGTATCATGAGGTAAATATGTGTGATCtatattttcttttatgatttaaaatattatttaatatatatatatatatatatatatatatatatatatatatatatatatatatatatatatatatatgtgtgtgtgtgtgtgtgtgtgtgtatgtgtgtgtgtgtattcgaacatgtatatatgtgtgtgtgtgtgtatatatatatatatatatatatatattaattataacttttgaGTTTCTCATTAAATTGTTATCATTCATCACTTATATCATTTTATATGTTTATATGAATAAAACATCACTTTATATTTAAATATACGGATCATCAAAAGTCTCTCattgattattttaataatatatgtaGTATGTAAATTATTTACGATTTAAAAtattatctaatatatatatatatatatatatacatatatatatatatatatatatacatatatatatatatatatatatatatatatatatatatatacatacatatatatatatatatatatatatatatatatatatatatatatatatatatatatgtgtgtgtgtgtgtgtgtgtgtgtgtgtataatattgatatataattatatatacatatatatataattaaatataatgcgTGTTTGTTTGTTTTTGTAGCTACTGAAGAAAcactgaattaaaaaaaaaatgtcaaaTGTAGACTTGCCAAGAAGACACGTGGTTAGCTCTATGTTGGATGAATTTGTTCAAAGATTCTTTTTTTTAATGTTTATAAtgtgattattatattgtataattGTATTTACATATTTAAGTTAATTTAAATTTCTTATATAAATTTTCTTACAATTCTATCCTTTTAATTATTAAATAGtatagtataaaaatatatatgttaaaaaagTTCAAATCAATTACCAGGATCCTTAACCCAATACCCTAAACAAATCTATATATTCATTCGCTTTTTGGAGATTCGTAGAAGATTAGCATACATTTTGTCTACGTCGGCACTTAGTTACCTATTTTGATGTTCGTGGAAGTTTTTGCTTATTTATTACGATTATTATGGActgtttttttgtttttgttttttttgtaaAGCATTATTATGGACTGTTAAGAACTCTTTGTTTCATATGGTCGTTATTATATATGTCCTCCCAATAAGAACTATTACGTACGAGACAACCACATACTTTACTTTAAAATAAAAAATGCAAAGCGTAAAAatatccgtgcaacgcacgggcaatgcTTCTAGTATTTAATAATATTTGTAGTCTAACTTTGTTGAAGAAATTGTTGTCAAAGCTACAAGGTAGGCTAAAAGGCATCCTGTACATGGCATGCATGTGTAGTGTGAAGTCATAAAAGGAAGCTAGGTGCTTTTCACATGTCAAGTGGTGTAGCATGTACGCATATATTTTCAAGTATAAATATGTACTCATGCATAAGGTGAAATCCATCCAAGAAAGGATCAAGTGATCCAGAGGGATCAAATCCAGGGAGGATCAAAGTATCACAAAAGAAAAACACAGTTGATCAATAATATCAATGGAGAGTGTGtatttgtgaggttgagagttttattcttgtaaggagtgtaaaagagtgtacgagaaacttagattttatactaaaatctaaggggtttgggtttgggtttaactcatagtgtactttttcttgtaccggattcttttatattataagaataaaggagactcttggggtggacgtaggcagggttttgccgaaccacgttaaatcgtcgtgttatcagttactttatttgctttctattatttctcgcaagtttgtctcaaaaaAAATTATATTCTCGCCTCCGCTGGTGTAGGTGCGCTAGGTaaattgtcataacaagtggtatcagagcatccaggTGTTTCGGATAGTTTTTTGTTTGGAGATGGCGGAAAATAGCGATATGCAATTTAAGGTGGAGCTATTTCATATGGCAGATGATGATTGGTATATTATTGAACACATGGATGTGTTTAATGGTCTGGTTAATCAACTTGAATTAGTTGAGGTTTATATGgaggaagaagataagacccttattcttcttgCCTCTCTTCCCAGTTCCCGGGAAAAGAGACGAAGATTCGATGACCGTTTTTAGCATgggtttgctatggttggtcatggaaggggaaggtttgccgagaagagatctagtgataacagtaggtctagatcacgagacggcgtgaagggtatccagtgcttcaaatgtcatgAGTGGGGTAACTAAGTAAGGACTATCCACTCTGGAAGAATGGTGAAGATAAATCTGGGGGTTCGTCGGCTGTAGTTGCGGTTAATGTACCGGTTAATTTGGGAGATGTTCTCACAATCTCCAaaaagttctacttctgctcaagatgaatggattttagattctGGTTGTACGATGCATGTGTGTACTAAGAAAGTTTATTTTGATAAACTAATATTAGAGAAGGCGGGGGTGCTGACTTTAGATGATGGTTGAACATGTGATATTGAGGGTGTTTgcatggtgaaaataaaattgtttcacgGAGTTGCTTACGCTCTTGGTGGTGTGGTGTACACACCAAGGATGTGCAAGAATCTAATTTCCTTATGCGTGGTGGATTCTCAAGGATACGGCTATTCAGCCGTAGGTAgagttatgaaaatcacacgtggcgtgaaggtcctgatgaagcgagagaagtatgagggtttatatcgtcTGGTGGTGAGTACAAAATGTACTCGTGTCTCGAAGGTTTTGAAGCTTGTACGCGGGAAACAGGTCGGGAATATGTTGGGACATGTTTGACCAAGGTAGACGATggtgagaaggaaaatcctactgTGGTGGAAGAGGTGATTCGAGACTGCTCTCCGGTGTCAACTAGGTAAGATGACAGGGTTAGCTGCACATGATTATTGGTCGTTTTATTTGAATCAAGGTTCAGGACcgaggtgattcaaggtgtgtACAGCGGGGATAACGGAGGCCAATAGTGAAAATACTTGGTGTTAGTATTTTCGGTGACGAAGAAGataaatgttcgtcaaggtggagattgttggacaAAGTCCAAGTTTTTGACTAACATTTATGTTAACAAATTGAAGTTTGCATgggtaatatttaataatatttgtaGCCTAACTTTGTTGAAGAAATTGTTGTCAAAGCTACAAGGTAGGCTAAAAGGCATCGTGTACATGGCATGCATGTGTAGTGTGAAGTCATAAAAGGAAGCTAGGTGCTTTTCACATGTCAAGTGGTGTAGCATGTACGCATATATTTTCAAGTATAAATATGTACTCATGCATAAGGTGAAATCCATCCAAAAAAGGATCAAGTGATCCAGAGGGATCAAATCCAGGGAGGatcaaaagaaaaacaaaagaaaaacaCAGTTGATCAATAATATCAATGGAGAGTGTGtatttgtgaggttgagagttttattcttgtaaggagtgtaaaagagtgtacgagaaacttagattttatactaaaatctaaggggcttgggtttggatttaactcatagtgtactttttcttgtaccggattcttttatattataagaataaaggagactcttggggtggacgtaggcagagttttgccgaaccacgttaaatcgtcgtgttatcagttactttatttgctttctattatttctcgcaagtttgtctaaaaaaaaattatatcctcgcttccgctggtgTAGGTGCGCTAGGTAAATTGTCATAACAGGTACCATAGGGACGTCATTGCAGTACCAATCACTCCCTTTTTATATGTGTGCTCCAAGAGAACTCTGCTCATTTTTTACTATGAATTATTTGGAATGATATATTAACTTTATAGGATACATTTGAATTTGCATGTCccaatgtatatatatttgtgtaagaTATGTATAAGTTGTAGGTACATACATTGGGTACCTTCTCATTATTCGTTTGGATATTCAGTTCCTTTAGTGCCTCCTTTAAAATCATTTGTTTTGTTCTTATCTGATTTGTTTGACTGCATCTCTATTATTTTTATCTAATCAGATTCGTTGGTTAGTAATCAACTTCATGTAACGTTCTTTTATAGTATTTTTCTTTGTATTTGGTAAGACAAAAAATATAATCTACTTATATTGCAATTATCGAGTATTGTTTATAAGCCTGGTGGGACCCATTTATAGTTTACTTGTTGCATTATTGTTTTTGTAAGTTTCTTGACAAGTTCTATATGAAAAGTAGTTGTTGACTTGCTCTTGGTTCATTGATATTTGGAAAGAAAAGATAGATCTGATACAAAACCATATGCTAGTTGCAGCTCATTTCTCAAATCACTCATAACTATCTAAATTCACTAAGATGGTTATTCTTACAGATGTTTCAGAACAATCTTCATCAAGTAATAATCATGATGAGAAGTATGACGTATTTCTGAGTTTTCGAGGTATTGATACTCGTCTTAGCTTCACCAGTCACCTCCACCAAGCCCTTGAAGGTGATAATCTCAAAACCTTTTTGGACAATGAAGAGATTCCAATCGGGTTTTATTTGAAACCCGAATTGGAGAGTGCAATTAAATCATCAAGGGCTTCTATTATCGTGTTGTCTAAGAATtatgcttcttctacatggtgccTTGATGAACTTGTATTGATTCTTGACCGACATAAGAACTTCAAACAAATAGTTATCCCCATCTTCTATCATGTCGAACCCACTGACGTCAGGAAGCAACAAAACAGCTTCGGAGAGGCAATGGCAGAACATAAACAGAAGATGGAAGCAGAAACAGATGTGGAGAAAAAAATGAAATTAGCAGAGAAGATAGAAATATGGAAGGAAGCACTTACAAAAGTTTCTAATTTAACTGGCTTGGATGTAAAGGGCAGGtaaactacttttttttttttccatttttttgaATACAATTGATGAGGTTGACAATCCTGATCAACTTTGTGTGCTGGATAATCAGGATTTTTAGTTTACTATATACTGTATAAatagtacaattttttttttttatatacagtcCAAGTTTGTAAGATCTTATTTGAGTAATTGAAATATCCAAATTCAGTATGATGGATGTTGGATGTTCGATGCATCCAATGAACTTACCACCGAATGACCGAATTTAAATACACTATATGAAAATTAACCACTGATTCATTACTACTACCATTTAATATCCTGCTAAATGTATACGATCTCATCAAAGGTTGTTTTGTATGAGTTATGTTTTAATTTTCTTAGATCGGTTATATTTGTATGGTGGTTGTTGTTCTTGGTTtagtaataaagtttttttttcgccaaaataaaaaaataaataatccaAGGTTCTCTATGCAAAATTAATTTTCAGGCTGGAGACTGAGTTCATCAAAGAAATTGTTAAAGAACTTTCCAAAAGAATACGTGTACCCGTAAGGACTAGTTTACCACTACTTATTGGAAAGGAAGATGCAATTGAATACgtcagttcatggttgaaagatggATCATCACATACAGTCGACATTCTTAGTATATATGGTATGGGTGGGATTGGAAAGTCAACCTTAGCCAAATATATATATGACTCATATTGTCGCGAGTTCGATACAAGCAGCATCGTTGAAGATATTAGTAGGAAGTGTGCTGGGAAAATTGATAAATTGCTTGATTTAAAAAATCAACTTTGTAATGATATTTCAAAAGCAAGTTCAATGCAAGTTCATGATGTTTCTGTAGCCTCTAATAAAGTGTTGATAGTTCTTGACGATATTGATAGTATAGAGCAGTTGGACGCTTTACTGGGAAACAAGGGTTTTAATCAAGGAAGCAAAATCATTATAACGACCAGGAACATGTCGTTGACAGAGAGGTGTGAACTATGCAAAGCGAAAGCTGAATACAGACATAAAAAGTACCCACTTGAACACTTATGTAACGACGCATCACTAAAGCTTTTGTGTCATCATGCGTTCAATTGTGAAGAGCTTAAAGATGGCTATAAAGTGGTTTCAGAGGATATTTTGAAGTATTGTCAAGGACATCCATTGGCTCTCAAAGTTTTGGGCAGTAATCTATATAATCGAGATCTTTCTTATTGGGAAAGCTGCATAAAAGAACTAAAAAAAGGACCCGAGGGACATGTTTCCCGTGTaaataatatcttgaaaatgagctttGAATCTTTGGAGTCCAAAAATGACAAGGAATTGTTTAAGTATATTGCATGCCTTTTTGTTGGGATGGATAGAGGTTTTGCAGAAACCGTGCTACATGAATGTAATTTAAACACTAGCACTGGGATCGAACATCTCATCGACAGATGTCTTCTTCGTATTGTAAGGAATGGCGAGTTTCATATGCATTCATTAATTCAAGAGATGGGAAAATATGTTGTAGATCTTGAATCTGAGAATCCATGGGAGCGTAGTTTTTTATGGGGTAATGAGGACTCAATCGACGTGTTGAAAAAAAAGACTGTATGTGAACAAACTGTCTTGTCAATTAGTAAAAATACTTATAGTTTTATTTATATACTATTTTCTTATAATTCTTAATATTTGCtgcattttttttttcttattaggGTACTAGAAATATTAAAGGTCTCTGCATTGGCCCGCTTGGATCATTACTTGAGCTGGAAACAGATGCATTTTGTAACATGGATAATCTGAAGATACTAATACTCACACATGTTATCCTCAAAGGCTCTTATGAGAACTTTCCAACAGATTTAATAGAGTTGTGCTTGTATTTTTCCCCTTTAGAGTCTATGCCTTCTGAATTACCAATGAAGAAGCTA
This genomic stretch from Rutidosis leptorrhynchoides isolate AG116_Rl617_1_P2 chromosome 11, CSIRO_AGI_Rlap_v1, whole genome shotgun sequence harbors:
- the LOC139874937 gene encoding TMV resistance protein N-like → MVILTDVSEQSSSSNNHDEKYDVFLSFRGIDTRLSFTSHLHQALEGDNLKTFLDNEEIPIGFYLKPELESAIKSSRASIIVLSKNYASSTWCLDELVLILDRHKNFKQIVIPIFYHVEPTDVRKQQNSFGEAMAEHKQKMEAETDVEKKMKLAEKIEIWKEALTKVSNLTGLDVKGRLETEFIKEIVKELSKRIRVPVRTSLPLLIGKEDAIEYVSSWLKDGSSHTVDILSIYGMGGIGKSTLAKYIYDSYCREFDTSSIVEDISRKCAGKIDKLLDLKNQLCNDISKASSMQVHDVSVASNKVLIVLDDIDSIEQLDALLGNKGFNQGSKIIITTRNMSLTERCELCKAKAEYRHKKYPLEHLCNDASLKLLCHHAFNCEELKDGYKVVSEDILKYCQGHPLALKVLGSNLYNRDLSYWESCIKELKKGPEGHVSRVNNILKMSFESLESKNDKELFKYIACLFVGMDRGFAETVLHECNLNTSTGIEHLIDRCLLRIVRNGEFHMHSLIQEMGKYVVDLESENPWERSFLWGNEDSIDVLKKKTGTRNIKGLCIGPLGSLLELETDAFCNMDNLKILILTHVILKGSYENFPTDLIELCLYFSPLESMPSELPMKKLVHLSLRYSNIKSFDVSSNNMLRPGDKQKVSESYSKDNRLLGSLKILDLGHCFQLHTLGGFCEFPALEMLILEKCTSLVEVCETIEQCHQLSFVDLRDCNKCRKLLTNIDIFKNVKTLYLDGCNTSEIPFKTLKKVNDSLIDLKLQRPSSSGTVEAISRDFGFSELHFSSSLVILALSNNNLSCEDFPINWSCLSLLKDLILNGNPIVSMPNCVRTLPNLERLDMSKCDMLTSIEHPPCTLRLLAYSHSNSNTNLLRKMSFHPEMCQLKLNMNLRPLASSSIEIDGVVKIQPMAGVEEAVLRNLGWTNLEFTKTRHIETYNRYRYIAESEGSQTQMYYEFGIFSTIYGGEQMPNWITDVTNGEPISFTFPSSPKKLRGLNFCCVALY